Proteins from a genomic interval of Candidatus Dadabacteria bacterium:
- the dxr gene encoding 1-deoxy-D-xylulose-5-phosphate reductoisomerase: MKAVSILGSTGSVGRQALEVIERFPDRFKVTSLSAGSNTKLLTEQMKKFSPSAVCVGTEEQAREVEAAAGGKTRVLSGREGLLEIARDESDTALCAIVGGAGLAPTLAAVRAGKRVALANKEAVVAAGGLIMDEAKRSGAEIAPVDSEHSAVFQSLRAGGAARRIVITASGGPFRNFSEERLRGVTPQDALRHPTWEMGDKITVDSATMMNKAFEIIEARWLFDVPPEKISVWIHPQSVVHSIVEFEDGSSVCQMSEPDMRVPIAYALSFPERLPLGSPAVTPERMGGLSFEEADTGKTAALALGFEALRAGGTAPAAMSAANEEAVRLFLENRIKFTDIVEVAAAVTRAHKPRPADGLEVVEEAARRAAEQARSVASELQQ; this comes from the coding sequence TTGAAGGCGGTCTCCATACTCGGCTCAACCGGGTCTGTCGGGAGGCAGGCGCTTGAAGTAATAGAAAGGTTTCCCGACCGGTTCAAAGTAACCTCCCTGTCCGCCGGTTCAAACACCAAACTGCTCACGGAGCAGATGAAAAAATTCTCCCCCTCCGCCGTGTGCGTGGGAACAGAGGAGCAGGCGCGCGAGGTGGAGGCCGCCGCAGGCGGGAAAACGCGCGTTCTGTCCGGGAGGGAGGGGCTGCTTGAAATCGCCCGCGATGAATCGGACACGGCGCTTTGCGCGATAGTCGGCGGCGCGGGGCTCGCCCCCACCCTTGCCGCGGTGAGGGCGGGCAAGAGGGTCGCGCTTGCAAACAAGGAGGCGGTCGTGGCGGCGGGCGGGCTCATAATGGACGAGGCCAAGCGGAGCGGAGCGGAGATAGCGCCGGTTGACAGCGAGCACAGCGCGGTGTTTCAGTCCCTGCGGGCGGGAGGGGCGGCGCGGCGAATCGTCATCACAGCTTCGGGCGGGCCGTTCCGGAATTTCAGCGAAGAGCGGTTGCGCGGCGTTACGCCGCAAGACGCGTTGCGCCACCCCACATGGGAAATGGGAGATAAAATAACCGTGGACAGCGCAACCATGATGAACAAGGCGTTTGAAATAATAGAGGCGCGGTGGCTGTTTGACGTCCCGCCCGAAAAAATCTCGGTCTGGATACATCCGCAAAGCGTGGTTCACTCAATCGTGGAGTTTGAAGACGGCTCTTCCGTATGCCAGATGAGCGAGCCGGATATGCGCGTGCCCATCGCCTACGCCCTTTCCTTTCCCGAACGTTTGCCTCTCGGCTCTCCCGCCGTTACGCCGGAGCGCATGGGCGGCCTGTCTTTTGAGGAGGCGGACACCGGCAAAACCGCCGCGCTCGCGCTGGGGTTTGAAGCCCTGAGGGCGGGCGGAACCGCGCCCGCCGCCATGAGCGCCGCCAATGAGGAGGCGGTGCGGCTTTTTCTTGAAAACCGTATAAAATTCACCGACATAGTTGAGGTGGCCGCCGCGGTAACACGCGCCCACAAACCGCGCCCGGCGGACGGGCTGGAGGTTGTGGAGGAAGCGGCGCGGCGCGCCGCGGAACAAGCGCGGTCGGTCGCCTCGGAACTGCAACAATGA